The genomic stretch AAGAAGATCCCCATATACAGGGAAGATGTGCGGGAACGCTTCGAGCGGGAATTTTTTCAGTTCCTCGAAAATAGAGGACAGTTGACGCTTATTGTAAAACGGTATCTTAAATACCTGAATACGATCAATGAAGAGATTCAAAAGATGGCACTTCCGTCTGACCTCATCTATGTCGCAATCACGGAGAGCTACCTTCTCCCGAGATCTCTGTCGAGGGCGAATGCGGCAGGTATATGGCAGTTCATAAAAGAGACAGGCAAAAGAGAAGGTCTCTACATCAATGACAATCTCGACGAACGGTACAACATCAAAAAATCCACGCGGTCCGCATTGGTACACCTGAAGAAACTCTACGGAGAATTTGGCGACTGGCTGATCGCTATAGCTGCCTATAATGCCGGTCCCGCACGATTGAAAGAGGCAATGGAGCATCAGGGGACAAGAGATTTCCTTGACCTTTACCTTCCCGAGGAGACTGAACGGTATGTCTTCCGGATCCTTGCCGTTAAAGAGATCATCCTGAACCGCGAACGGTATGGTATCAAGATCGATGAAAAGGAACTATACAAATCCCTTTCGCTTTCGGAGATCACGCTTGAGACAGACAGGGAAATCCACACGAGTATCCTCGCGAAGGCGATGGAGCTCCCGTACAGGACCTTCCGGACATACAACCTCCAGATCAGGAGATACAGGTTGCCGAAAGGGACATACAGGGTCAACGTCCCTGTTGAAAAGAAAGAGACCTTCCTTAAACATCTGAAAAGCTACGAATACATCGAGGTCGTTAAAGAGAAATAAGGCTCAGCTTTCAGCAGACAGCTTGTGAAGCCCTAAATTCTAATATCGAAGCACCAATCTCTAAACAATATCAAAATTCAAATATCAAATGTTCAAAACGTGTTGTCATCGCGAGAAGTCCATCCTTTACTGTCTTCGCGAGGAGCGAAGCGACGTGGCGATCTCATAAGGTATAAACTATTAGTGAGATTGCCGCGCTCCGCTCGCAATGACAAAGTGCACGGCCTATCACCCATTACCTATCACCCTCCATTTTTCACGTTCTATAAGGTTCATCCAATTACGAATTACGATTCACGAATTACGAGGGTTTCTACGTACTGATAGTTTGTACATTTTTTCACTTTTTATATTGACAACAGGACGATATTTTGTTGATATTAAAGAAACCATGCAAACCTTACAGGAATTTTTTCATGTATCATATAGAAAGCGGCAGATTGGGGACATTTCCTGCCCTTTTATTAAAAATAGGATTAATAGTTTGTACATTTTTTCACTTTTTATATTGACAACAGGAAATTAAACTTTGTAGATATTAATTAATCTTATGCAAACATTACAGGAATTTTTTCATGTCGCAGTCTTTTCAGTGGTGGCAATTATCTTTACCGTGTCGCCAATTGTCATTGCTTACCTGCTCTCACCGAGGACAGTAGGCAAAAAGACCTTTGTTACCTATGAGTGCGGCATAGAACCGTTCGGGAA from Syntrophorhabdaceae bacterium encodes the following:
- a CDS encoding lytic transglycosylase domain-containing protein — its product is MRSGEQRAESGERRAGLKRYVYARICALTFMIIIMLLAGCTEAGAQVTQKKGVGSPEKRIGDLEKDVMKLQHEVDIFNLDALPDNLTLCDKKIPIYREDVRERFEREFFQFLENRGQLTLIVKRYLKYLNTINEEIQKMALPSDLIYVAITESYLLPRSLSRANAAGIWQFIKETGKREGLYINDNLDERYNIKKSTRSALVHLKKLYGEFGDWLIAIAAYNAGPARLKEAMEHQGTRDFLDLYLPEETERYVFRILAVKEIILNRERYGIKIDEKELYKSLSLSEITLETDREIHTSILAKAMELPYRTFRTYNLQIRRYRLPKGTYRVNVPVEKKETFLKHLKSYEYIEVVKEK